One Cryptosporidium parvum Iowa II chromosome 5, whole genome shotgun sequence DNA segment encodes these proteins:
- a CDS encoding reptin52; reptin like TIP49 family AAA+ ATpase (transcripts identified by EST) codes for MIEPKIAEIKEFQRLERIGAHSHIRGLGLNDALDARYSSDGMVGQKLARRAAGIIVRMVKQGKIAGRAILLSGQPGTGKTAIAMAIAKAIGSDTPFTHISASEVFSLEMNKTEALRQALRRSIGVRIKEEIDVIEGEVAELEIDRSNTTGVKVGRMALRSTDMETVYDIGSKMIESLQAENIVAGDVISINKSSGKITKLGRSFTRSKDYDAVGYQTRFIACPEGELQKKREVVHNVTLHDIDVINSRTQGFLALFAGDTGEIKPEVRAQIDEKVAEWKEESRAEIVHGVLFIDEVHMLDVECFSFLNKALEEETSPILIMASNRGITKIRGTDYKSPHGIPIDLLDRCLIIPTVPYSEEDVKKIIQERASEEDLKLTDSAYQILTRIAMDTSLRYSLHLLTVSQVLANRKKKEEIDLDEIKKAYSLFIDVKRSTQYLIDYQQEYLFSEIEHSNNDVKDKDNGNDTMRDTAVQEKMTLI; via the coding sequence atgattgaACCAAAAATAGCAGAAATTAAAGAGTTTCAAAGACTGGAAAGAATTGGGGCACATTCCCATATTAGAGGCCTAGGTTTAAATGATGCATTGGATGCAAGGTATTCATCAGATGGAATGGTGGGTCAAAAGTTGGCTAGAAGAGCTGCAGGAATAATTGTAAGAATGGTCAAGCAAGGCAAGATTGCAGGAAGAGCGATTTTATTATCGGGCCAACCAGGAACTGGAAAAACAGCAATTGCTATGGCAATTGCAAAAGCAATAGGAAGTGATACGCCATTTACACATATTTCAGCTTCTGAAGTGTTCTCACTAGAAATGAATAAGACTGAAGCTCTGAGACAAGCTTTGAGAAGATCCATAGGTGTAAgaataaaagaagaaatagaCGTTATTGAGGGAGAAGTAGCAGAATTAGAGATTGATCGTTCGAATACAACAGGAGTTAAAGTTGGCAGAATGGCTTTAAGAAGTACCGATATGGAGACAGTTTATGATATTGGTAGTAAAATGATTGAGTCACTTCAAgctgaaaatattgttgCTGGAGATgtaatttcaattaataagtCAAGTGGGAAAATTACTAAATTAGGACGTTCTTTTACAAGGTCCAAAGATTACGATGCCGTTGGATATCAAACTAGATTTATTGCATGCCCAGAAGGTGAACTtcagaaaaaaagagaagTAGTACATAACGTCACTTTACACGATATTGATGTAATTAATAGCCGAACTCAAGGATTTTTGGCACTGTTTGCTGGTGACACCGGCGAAATTAAGCCAGAAGTTAGAGCTCAAATAGATGAAAAGGTTGCTGAATGGAAAGAGGAAAGCAGAGCAGAAATTGTTCATGGAGTTTTGTTTATAGATGAGGTTCATATGTTAGATGTTGAATGCTTTAGTTTTCTTAACAAGGCGCTAGAGGAAGAAACAAGTCCAATTTTGATTATGGCATCAAATAGAGGTATTACAAAGATTAGAGGAACTGACTATAAGTCGCCACATGGTATACCTATTGATCTTTTAGATAGATGTTTAATTATTCCAACAGTACCCTATAGTGAAGAAGATGttaagaaaattattcagGAAAGAGCAAGTGAGGAGGATCTTAAATTAACTGATAGTGCTTATCAAATCCTCACTAGAATAGCGATGGACACGAGCTTGCGATACTCACTACACTTATTAACAGTTTCACAAGTTCTTgcaaatagaaaaaaaaaagaagaaattgatttaGACGAGATTAAAAAAGCCTATTCACTTTTTATTGATGTTAAGAGAAGTACTCAATATCTTATTGATTACCAACAAGAGTATCTATTTTCTGAGATTGAacattcaaataatgacGTGAAAGATAAAGATAATGGCAATGATACAATGAGAGACACTGCAGTTCAGGAAAAAATGACATTAATTTAG
- a CDS encoding eukaryotic translation initiation factor 3 37.28 kDa subunit, with protein MSSADQKCVSFDIERAEIISSYPMSGTCRFVEFNRKYDNQDKFVVAVDQFYPEPRQLLIKKVGDPNMEGVRITGINSRITRAHWGMFDQNIISGHEDGGIYIWDIRQSSEPYEVLRAHSKLLTCCSFSEDRTLMLTCSHDMTAKLWDMVNLKEIRKYTTNRLLNGCSISPNFNKEKDPKRHILLGGGQLAQDVTTTGTQEGKFQTLIMHMIYGTELGAIKGHFGTMNALVYAPDGMSFTTGGEDGFVRINHFDDEYLKLDP; from the coding sequence ATGTCTTCAGCAGACCAGAAGTGCGTGAGCTTTGATATCGAAAGAGCAGAGATAATCTCCTCTTATCCTATGAGCGGTACTTGCCGTTTTGTTGAGTTCAATAGAAAGTATGATAATCAAGACAAGTTTGTTGTTGCTGTAGACCAATTCTATCCAGAGCCTCGTCAGTTACTTATAAAGAAAGTCGGTGATCCAAATATGGAGGGCGTTAGAATTACAGGAATCAACAGCAGAATCACACGAGCTCACTGGGGTATGTttgatcaaaatattatttctggTCATGAAGATGGAGGTATTTACATTTGGGATATCAGGCAAAGTTCGGAGCCATATGAGGTTCTTAGAGCCCATTCTAAGTTACTCACATGCTGTTCATTCTCTGAGGATAGAACCTTAATGTTAACATGTAGCCATGATATGACAGCAAAGTTATGGGATATGGTAAACTTAAAGGAAATTAGAAAGTATACAACTAATCGTCTTTTGAATGGCTGTTCTATATCTCCAAACTTtaacaaagaaaaagaCCCAAAGAGACACATTTTACTTGGAGGTGGCCAACTCGCACAAGATGTCACGACTACTGGTACTCAAGAAGGTAAATTTCAGACTCTAATTATGCACATGATTTATGGTACTGAGCTTGGCGCTATTAAAGGTCACTTTGGTACTATGAATGCCTTAGTCTATGCCCCTGATGGTATGAGTTTTACTACTGGTGGAGAGGATGGCTTTGTGCGTATTAATCATTTCGatgatgaatatttaaaactaGACCCTTAA
- a CDS encoding extracellular protein with a ricin domain and a family 2 glycosyltransferase domain: MSQTNIFRRFFRRIHYQLGRAFVCRNKLLYLVLVIILLWALSFTIVHQLVISSTGNYMSSSVSKSLRGISGRGMKVFRCLIKGNCINTTNEDINVDFMKLVGESDSRHQSYIIKLRTMPDKYNLTNYGNVRNLTESTAITKYFDNLAFASPEDTGIDYNTDLGLTLVKLYDLGSKLLPYIEHKEYSALFSNTSSQYLNSLAVFPGYNDLRQHGILGIFPNGTTPFAFIEKPPEINKNNEESFLAKGGGFNRQLSDFLSLDRVPLEVRDPICRNMIYPIKDLDDASVIITFYNEPLSTLLRSVHSVLNNTPPPLLREIILVNDGSDMIDLVPGGFLDDYIRLLPKVRVVHLTERKGIVGARLSGVRAASAPVIVILDSHIETSRQWLEPQLLRLKESPKSVVMPQIDSIDPVNFAFSNFSGIGCRLGFKYSILEQATLTGPINDTTPIKSPVMAGGLFAMKRDYFWHLGGYDEKFRHWGAENVEISFRIWMCGGQIECTPCSRVFHIFRKKGVGYSSPPESLWHNRLRTARVWMDEFYQITEMLAPNPNIKLGSFDDMLHLKKKLKCKPFRWFLDNVAPETYITQLDHLLFVGEIRNKKLDNICLDSMGGQTDGDKIGVFHCHGKKGTQAFMMSNHTQQIRIVSKESYCIGSNLKYAACSNSEMTNVWRLENEMIKANVEPNKYVCLSLTEDNDSSTKHKAELLDCDPNDPSQHWNVNKFKPKKYIPLKLSYM, encoded by the coding sequence atgagccaaacaaatatatttcGAAGATTTTTCAGAAGGATACATTACCAGCTTGGAAGAGCATTCGTATGTAGGAATAAGCTCCTCTACTTAGTGttagtaattattttactttGGGCATTATCTTTCACAATAGTGCACCAACTAGTTATATCAAGTACAGGTAATTATATGTCTTCTTCGGTTAGCAAGAGCTTAAGGGGTATTAGTGGAAGAGGCATGAAAGTTTTCAGATGCTTAATTAAGGGTAATTGCATTAATACTACTAATGAAGACATTAATGTAGATTTCATGAAGCTAGTTGGTGAGTCTGATTCAAGACATCAAAgctatattattaaattaagaaCAATGCCAGATAAATATAATCTTACAAATTATGGTAATGTTAGGAACTTAACGGAAAGCACTGCAATtactaaatattttgataatttagCATTTGCATCCCCAGAGGATACTGGAATAGATTACAACACTGATTTGGGGCTTACTCTTGTAAAGCTATATGACCTCGGCTCAAAATTACTTCCTTATATTGAACACAAAGAGTATTCAGCGTTGTTTTCAAATACTTCAAGTCAGTACTTAAATTCACTTGCAGTATTTCCAGGTTATAACGATTTAAGACAACATGGTATTCTTGGTATTTTTCCGAATGGTACTACTCCTTTTGCTTTTATTGAAAAGCCTccagaaattaataaaaacaaCGAGGAGAGTTTTTTAGCAAAAGGAGGCGGTTTCAACAGACAATTATCCGATTTCCTTTCTTTGGATAGAGTTCCATTGGAAGTTAGAGACCCTATTTGCAGAAACATGATTTACCCGATAAAAGATCTTGATGATGCGTCCGTCATAATTACTTTTTACAATGAACCTCTTTCTACTTTATTAAGATCAGTTCATTCCGTTTTAAACAATACACCACCACCGTTACTACGTGAGATTATTCTTGTCAATGACGGATCAGATATGATTGATTTAGTTCCGGGTGGTTTTCTTGACGATTATATTCGACTTCTTCCTAAAGTCCGAGTTGTCCATTTAACTGAACGTAAAGGTATCGTAGGTGCTAGACTAAGCGGTGTCAGGGCTGCTTCTGCTCCTGTGATTGTAATACTAGATAGCCATATTGAGACTTCGAGACAGTGGCTCGAACCTCAACTTTTAAGGCTTAAAGAATCACCGAAATCCGTGGTAATGCCACAAATTGATTCAATAGACCCGGTTAACTTTGCATTTAGCAATTTTTCGGGTATTGGATGCAGGCTCGGgttcaaatattcaattttagaACAGGCTACATTAACTGGGCCTATAAATGATACTACTCCGATAAAATCTCCAGTCATGGCAGGGGGTCTTTTTGCAATGAAAAGAGACTATTTTTGGCATTTGGGTGGTTATGATGAGAAATTTAGGCATTGGGGTGCCGAAAATGTTGAAATAAGCTTTAGGATATGGATGTGTGGGGGTCAAATTGAATGCACTCCTTGCTCTAGAGTATTCCATATTTTCAGAAAGAAAGGCGTTGGGTACAGTTCACCTCCGGAAAGCTTATGGCACAATAGACTTCGTACAGCCAGAGTATGGATGGACGAATTCTACCAAATAACTGAAATGCTTGCACCTAATCCTAATATTAAACTTGGTTCATTTGATGACATGCTACATCTTAAGAAAAAACTTAAATGCAAACCATTTAGATGGTTCTTGGATAATGTTGCTCCAGAGACTTACATAACTCAATTGGATCATCTACTTTTCGTGGGGGAAATTAGGAACAAAAAACTAGATAATATTTGCTTAGACTCTATGGGGGGGCAAACCGATGGTGACAAGATTGGAGTGTTCCATTGCCATGGGAAAAAAGGTACTCAAGCATTTATGATGTCTAATCATACACAACAAATTCGTATTGTTTCTAAGGAGAGCTATTGCATAGGATCTAATTTGAAGTATGCTGCATGCTCTAATAGTGAAATGACAAATGTTTGGAGGctagaaaatgaaatgaTTAAGGCTAATGTTGAGCCCAATAAGTATGTATGTCTTTCATTGACTGAAGACAATGATTCCTCAACAAAGCATAAGGCAGAACTATTGGACTGTGATCCAAATGATCCAAGCCAGCATTGGAATGTAAACAAATTCAAAcctaaaaaatatattcctTTAAAGCTATCATATATGTAG
- a CDS encoding musashi. RRM domain containing protein, splicing related: protein LITNTMTTLQTEGGSSGGPTVPAKIFCGGLSDVTTNASLRTHFSPYGEIVDSVVLTEKTTGRSRGFGFITFASEESVDAVLSSPQIVDGKEIDCKRAVPRGVIQANEADESADSNNQASNNSGNTNANNANISGNSGSNTANSNSNVTGRSHIGGAGGSSGGFSATKIFVGGLPQSCTDEKLREHFGKYGTIKNLSVMVDRDTNRHRGFGFVEYESPDAVEEVMRHYYDHQIDNKWVECKKALPREIMAGNSNQSNSGGHAPSLGNPRVRTNPALAAASTTANSNYADYYRNPYLPVHAGGVPSQQIYGRYGRHDPRYMYTGYASGYSSNIYATGGYGQIAPPIHHATAPGPQSSASVSVSMPPVIPNLGSHYGDVSPEQTGNLQVQTAGSAGASNASNLNASNVSNNNSSSAPNYDNQEDYLSEQQGVSDSNVHPYHHPATSTASTSSAAAPGAHPPRPAIPPPHMYAPNMARPGPYAQGRYAPSGALPYSVPGAVPTHGRLRGMY from the coding sequence ctAATTACTAATACAATGACGACACTTCAAACAGAGGGTGGTAGCAGTGGAGGTCCTACGGTACCTGCTAAGATATTTTGTGGAGGATTAAGTGATGTCACAACAAATGCTTCATTGAGGACTCATTTTTCTCCATATGGTGAGATAGTGGACTCAGTGGTGTTAACAGAGAAGACTACAGGCAGATCACGTGGATTTGGTTTTATCACTTTTGCCTCAGAGGAATCTGTTGATGCAGTTTTATCTTCTCCTCAGATTGTTGATGGAAAAGAGATAGATTGTAAGAGAGCAGTCCCGAGAGGTGTAATTCAAGCAAATGAAGCAGATGAATCTGCAGATAGCAATAATCAGGCTAGTAATAATTCGGGCAATACTAACGCGAATAATGCAAATATCAGTGGAAATAGTGGAAGTAATACTGCAAATAGCAATTCTAATGTAACTGGAAGATCCCATATTGGGGGCGCAGGAGGTTCTTCAGGAGGTTTTAGTGCAACCAAGATATTTGTTGGAGGACTTCCTCAGAGCTGTACTGATGAGAAACTTAGAGAGCATTTTGGGAAATACGGTACTATTAAGAATCTTAGTGTTATGGTAGATAGAGATACTAATAGACATAGGGGTTTTGGATTTGTTGAGTATGAATCACCGGATGCAGTGGAGGAGGTTATGAGGCATTATTATGATCAtcaaattgataataaatggGTTGAGTGTAAAAAAGCTCTTCCTAGAGAAATTATGGCAGGAAACTCAAATCAATCTAATTCGGGGGGGCACGCTCCCTCATTAGGAAATCCTAGAGTTAGGACGAACCCTGCACTTGCTGCAGCATCTACCACAGCCAATTCAAATTATGCTGACTATTACAGAAACCCGTACTTACCTGTGCATGCTGGCGGTGTTCCAAGCCAGCAAATTTATGGAAGATACGGCAGGCATGACCCTAGGTATATGTACACAGGGTATGCTTCTGGATACtcatcaaatatttatgcCACTGGGGGCTACGGCCAAATTGCTCCTCCTATACACCATGCAACTGCACCTGGACCTCAGTCATCTGCAAGTGTATCGGTGTCTATGCCTCCagtaattccaaatttagGCTCCCATTATGGAGACGTTTCGCCAGAGCAAACTGGCAATCTCCAGGTCCAAACTGCTGGATCAGCGGGCGCTTCTAATGCATCTAATTTGAACGCAAGTAATgtaagtaataataattccagTTCCGCTCCAAATTACGACAATCAGGAAGACTACCTCTCGGAGCAACAAGGGGTATCTGATTCAAATGTTCATCCATATCATCATCCTGCAACATCAACAGCAAGCACTTCATCGGCTGCCGCACCTGGAGCTCATCCACCTAGACCTGCTATACCCCCTCCACATATGTATGCTCCAAATATGGCACGCCCTGGACCATATGCTCAAGGAAGGTATGCACCTTCAGGAGCTCTCCCATATTCGGTACCCGGCGCTGTTCCAACCCATGGAAGGCTAAGAGGTATGTATTGA
- a CDS encoding protein with 5 transmembrane domains has product IDCSKYNTIHMNGIRKVNNTSEHMHNYGGDKPLNNPFGARANVSGFPENNYYSNNPSMSYSQNGHLSGQQMDFYNWDSNTNNSFNVGSGAFSLNTNDADSNTFNTFNNANQQFPAFSNDNYQSYNAPEMNSNGSNGGFGGVNNGGSIPGNNMLNFGNNTSQLVMGIVSNTVKETTGLNSEKISQLQLWFPQTIASLRSHFAVSHEYVIKKILLIICPYITFFTQNKRKSFSYENHTSISSNANDGGVNLPTLFSDLYIPLMGFITYILADGVINGVFSQFNPQMLGSTATFSIVLLITEIILFQLVAYIFAARVLSTLDLISTLGYKYTSIVLCDFALLSTGGIKTYLFWALFIYFSISSSLLVYMMLKVISTRSFSNQFSMIQQSGLTIVIIISSLVQIPLCWILLPSI; this is encoded by the coding sequence ATAGATTGTTCTAAGTATAATACTATCCATATGAACGGAATTAGAAAAGTAAACAATACATCAGAGCATATGCACAACTATGGAGGCGATAAGCCATTAAATAATCCTTTCGGAGCACGCGCTAATGTTTCTGGTTTTCCtgaaaacaattattatagCAATAACCCCTCTATGAGTTATAGCCAAAATGGACATCTAAGTGGCCAACAGATGGATTTTTATAACTGGGATAGTAACACCAATAATAGTTTCAACGTTGGATCTGGagcattttcattaaatacaAATGATGCGGATTCAAATACTTTCAATACATTCAATAATGCCAACCAACAATTCCCTGCCTTTAGTAATGATAACTATCAGAGTTACAATGCTCCAGAAATGAACAGTAATGGATCAAATGGTGGATTTGGAGGAGTGAATAACGGAGGCTCTATCCCTGGCAATAATATGCTTAATTTCGGGAATAATACATCCCAGCTTGTGATGGGTATTGTGTCAAATACCGTTAAAGAGACAACTGGATTAAATTCTGAGAAGATCAGCCAACTCCAGCTTTGGTTTCCACAAACAATTGCTTCACTAAGGTCCCATTTTGCAGTAAGCCATGAATAtgtaataaagaaaatacttTTGATTATCTGCCCTTACATCACATTTTTTActcaaaataaaagaaaatcattttcttaTGAAAACCATACTTCTATTTCCTCTAATGCAAACGATGGAGGAGTGAACCTTCCAACACTTTTCTCCGATCTTTATATTCCATTGATGGGATTTATAACATATATTTTGGCAGACGGTGTAATTAATGGTGTGTTTTCTCAATTCAATCCCCAGATGCTTGGTTCAACTGCGACATTTTCAATAGTGCTATTAATAACGGAGATAATTCTTTTCCAATTAGTCGCTTATATTTTTGCCGCAAGGGTTTTATCAACTTTGGACCTAATTAGTACTTTGGGATACAAGTATACTTCGATTGTTCTGTGTGATTTCGCACTCTTATCCACAGGTGGAATAAAAACTTATCTCTTTTGGGCACTTTTTATATACTTTTCCatttcatcttctttattAGTTTATATGATGCTCAAAGTAATATCTACACGAAGCTTTAGCAATCAATTCAGCATGATTCAACAGTCGGGCCTTACGATTGTAATCATTATTTCATCGTTAGTCCAGATTCCGCTTTGCTGGATTCTTTTACCTTCCATTTAG
- a CDS encoding choline/ethanolamine kinase family protein, with amino-acid sequence MTWNTNLLESKLKEAERVSWKLFKTGICKCCDPDKLIKSKILTGGLSNILVLISISIDSFCEDMKRVNKNILISNLKVRFYSEERKIFVNEKREQLIQNLLANAGIIKPILQYFQGGQIEEFVEGRTLEVEDLRNRKTYIQVAKKIASLHSIKISQDILENICLEYNSEIHQSLGDVPYSESNKSISILWPTLDKWASLSEKSFKLNHGKYQTCINFEKLRILICKLKKSLYSDTLSKLTCSIVVSHSDLLPGNIIETLNNNYTFIDYEFSGTMECVFDIGNHLCEWAGFTCNWEYLPNDETISEFLKYYIAGLSSNKFKENRFESKKDEAVSNTNLGIKKDELENNYQCINHEKKEAFEFENSDSSLTIKSYVKAVKICMVISNIFWGLWGICKSDIRSNNSSNSVFDYRSYAYRKLESINTQPYFRDILKGIDQDIEFPVF; translated from the coding sequence ATGACTTGGAATACAAACTTGTTAGAAAGTAAGCTAAAGGAGGCTGAAAGAGTGTCATGGAAGCTCTTCAAAACTGGAATATGTAAATGTTGCGATCCTGATAAGCTAATTAAGTCCAAAATTCTGACAGGTGGCTTATCTAATATTTTggttttaatttcaatttcaatagATTCGTTTTGTGAAGATATGAAAAGGGtaaataagaatattttgatttcaaACCTTAAAGTTAGATTTTATTctgaagaaagaaaaatctTTGTAAATGAAAAACGTGAAcaattaattcagaatttaCTTGCAAATGCAGGAATCATTAAACCAATACtacaatattttcaaggaGGGCAAATAGAAGAATTTGTTGAAGGTAGGACTTTAGAAGTAGAGGATCTTAGAAATCGAAAAACATATATTCAGgttgcaaaaaaaattgcaaGTTTACACTCGATAAAAATTTCTCAAGatattttggaaaatatttgtttggAATATAATTCCGAAATTCATCAAAGCTTGGGAGACGTACCGTATTCTGAATCTAACAAGTCTATATCTATTTTATGGCCCACTCTGGACAAATGGGCATCTCTTTCGGAAAAATCTTTTAAACTAAATCATGGCAAATACCAAActtgtattaattttgaaaaattaagaattCTTATCTgtaaattaaagaaaagcCTATATTCTGACACTCTTTCCAAGTTAACTTGCTCAATTGTTGTTTCTCATTCCGACTTACTCCCAGGAAATATAATTGAAAccttgaataataattacacTTTTATTGATTACGAGTTTTCTGGTACAATGGAATGTGTGTTTGATATAGGAAATCATTTATGTGAATGGGCAGGATTTACCTGTAATTGGGAATATCTGCCAAATGATGAAACGATTTctgaatttttaaagtattaTATTGCAGGTCTATCaagtaataaatttaaagaaaacaGATTTGAATCTAAGAAAGATGAAGCTGTTAGTAATACTAATTTAGGTATTAAGAAAGAcgaattagaaaataattaccAATGTATTAAtcatgaaaaaaaagaagcttttgaatttgaaaattctgACTCATCTTTAACCATTAAATCTTACGTAAAAGCTGTAAAAATTTGCATGGTTATTTCGAATATCTTTTGGGGGCTGTGGGGAATTTGCAAATCTGACATTAGATCAAATAACTCTTCTAACTCAGTTTTTGACTATAGGTCTTATGCATACAGAAAACTTGAGTCAATAAATACTCAACCATATTTCCGagatatattaaaaggGATTGATCAAGATATTGAATTCCCTGTATTTTAA